A window of the Rhizobium viscosum genome harbors these coding sequences:
- a CDS encoding helix-turn-helix domain-containing protein: MKLEITREWFERRAKLEGDLEVSAGGLARDPTPDQNEDVDPAAEVAGSIRMAFGSFVETMRRRKGLSIEKLAERVDLDASDIMRIERDAHFTPEPRVVFRLAETFDLPGKALQQLSGNSVARPGLQEQALRFAARSGDSPQKLSRDEQRALEEFIAYLEKQQG, translated from the coding sequence ATGAAACTCGAAATCACGAGGGAATGGTTCGAACGTAGAGCCAAGCTGGAAGGAGACCTGGAAGTCTCCGCCGGCGGGCTTGCCAGGGACCCGACCCCAGACCAAAACGAAGATGTAGATCCGGCTGCCGAAGTGGCCGGATCAATCCGTATGGCGTTTGGTTCATTCGTAGAGACCATGCGTCGGCGGAAAGGACTGTCGATCGAAAAGCTTGCCGAGCGCGTCGATCTCGACGCGAGCGACATCATGCGGATCGAGCGTGACGCACATTTCACGCCCGAACCACGTGTTGTCTTTCGATTAGCGGAGACCTTCGACCTTCCCGGCAAGGCGTTGCAGCAACTCTCCGGAAACAGCGTCGCTCGCCCGGGCCTGCAGGAGCAAGCGCTTCGATTTGCAGCTCGGTCGGGAGATTCTCCGCAGAAGCTGTCCCGCGACGAGCAGCGGGCACTCGAAGAATTCATCGCGTATTTGGAAAAGCAACAAGGCTGA
- a CDS encoding ATP-dependent nuclease: MYISRLQLVNYRNFARADVIFKQGVNTIIGENGSGKTNLLRAMRLLLDEGMVRMVYRLDEQDFHRGLKDWRGHWLIISLEFSDVSEHESVQSLFLHNAGNIEDGARTRAVRNRTLRANGTRTYATRPNSAGRRSDRNPLGI, translated from the coding sequence ATGTATATCTCGCGATTGCAGCTCGTTAACTACCGAAATTTCGCCCGTGCCGATGTGATTTTCAAACAGGGCGTCAACACGATCATCGGTGAAAACGGATCCGGCAAAACCAATCTCTTGCGTGCCATGCGCTTGCTGCTCGACGAAGGCATGGTTCGCATGGTCTATCGGCTCGACGAACAGGACTTCCATCGCGGATTGAAAGATTGGCGGGGGCATTGGCTGATCATCAGCCTGGAGTTCAGTGACGTTTCAGAGCATGAGTCTGTCCAGTCGCTGTTTCTTCACAATGCTGGCAATATCGAGGATGGGGCCAGAACAAGAGCAGTCCGAAATCGTACGCTAAGGGCGAACGGAACGAGAACTTATGCGACCCGCCCTAACTCGGCTGGCAGACGGAGCGATCGAAATCCGTTGGGCATCTGA
- a CDS encoding ImmA/IrrE family metallo-endopeptidase, translating into MRNIILSRGTASDIERQVNKVLRGLGNPEPPLRLDDVRELLSLDRRYYSTTDDSPLRETISKLTVAGAQIMKRPGLILDAVRKLDLRALYLPDRKRILLDSAQPDAKQRWNEAHEIGHSILPWHEDLMLGDHEQTLTPGCHQQIEAEANYAAGQLLFLQSRFGTAANDSAPGLDAVRALKSAFGNTYTTTFWRFIEDSHRDVPMIGLIGQHPRFPIANQPEFRHIIESPAYKALFESLPTDRLAQAIRTYCEYRKRGPLGAGEVNLTDRRGEAHVFLFETFSNTYDCLTMGTYQRPYARVVGL; encoded by the coding sequence GTGCGTAACATCATCCTCAGCCGCGGGACGGCATCCGACATTGAACGCCAAGTCAATAAGGTCCTTAGGGGCCTGGGAAATCCGGAGCCACCATTACGACTTGATGATGTACGCGAGCTTTTGAGTCTCGATCGCCGCTACTATTCCACGACAGATGATAGCCCTCTTCGAGAGACGATCAGCAAACTGACAGTTGCCGGGGCGCAAATCATGAAGCGCCCCGGCCTCATCCTGGATGCGGTGCGCAAGCTCGACCTCCGCGCATTGTATCTCCCGGATCGGAAGAGAATTCTTCTCGACAGCGCACAGCCTGACGCAAAACAGCGGTGGAATGAGGCCCATGAGATCGGCCACAGCATTTTGCCTTGGCACGAAGACCTGATGCTCGGTGATCACGAACAGACCCTGACACCCGGATGTCACCAACAGATCGAAGCTGAGGCTAACTATGCGGCTGGCCAATTGCTCTTTCTGCAATCGCGGTTCGGCACAGCCGCCAACGACTCTGCGCCGGGACTCGATGCCGTTCGCGCTCTTAAGTCGGCCTTCGGCAACACGTACACGACCACTTTTTGGAGGTTCATCGAGGATTCCCACCGGGATGTGCCAATGATCGGCTTGATCGGACAGCACCCGCGTTTTCCAATTGCGAACCAGCCGGAGTTTCGCCACATCATCGAGTCGCCTGCGTACAAAGCGCTGTTCGAAAGTCTGCCTACCGATCGTTTAGCGCAGGCGATCCGGACTTACTGTGAATACCGCAAACGTGGGCCGCTCGGCGCGGGCGAGGTTAACTTGACCGACAGGCGGGGCGAGGCCCACGTCTTCTTATTCGAAACATTCAGCAATACCTACGATTGCTTGACCATGGGCACCTATCAACGGCCCTATGCGAGGGTTGTCGGCCTCTGA
- a CDS encoding GNAT family N-acetyltransferase gives MISYPAFLIDKRSGQTVDAELVEGISESDLRSVETDWRPVVEARLRELMAQGADRSAWPESSHWDWRRKVDRVRGYLAFRTMALVCEGQLQGLMMLAMAGHTCRIAEQARKDLVYVDYLESAPWNLKSIVAQPRFGGVGTMMIRAAIQVSREQDLQGRIGLHSLPAAESFYSNACGMTDLGHDGTYQGLKYFEMTAAQADAFSISPGT, from the coding sequence GTGATCTCCTATCCTGCGTTTCTGATTGATAAGCGTTCTGGCCAGACGGTGGACGCGGAACTCGTCGAAGGCATCAGCGAATCTGACTTGCGATCGGTCGAAACCGATTGGAGGCCTGTTGTTGAGGCACGACTTCGAGAGCTCATGGCGCAAGGCGCCGATCGATCGGCATGGCCAGAAAGCAGTCATTGGGACTGGCGCAGGAAAGTTGACAGGGTTCGAGGATATCTTGCGTTCAGGACGATGGCACTGGTTTGCGAAGGCCAGTTGCAAGGTCTGATGATGCTCGCGATGGCAGGTCATACCTGCCGGATCGCAGAGCAGGCCAGGAAGGACCTGGTTTATGTTGATTACCTCGAATCAGCTCCTTGGAATTTGAAATCCATCGTCGCGCAACCACGCTTTGGCGGCGTTGGCACCATGATGATCCGAGCTGCCATCCAGGTGAGCAGGGAGCAAGATCTGCAGGGCCGCATCGGCCTGCATTCGCTCCCTGCTGCCGAAAGCTTTTACAGCAACGCTTGCGGCATGACCGATCTCGGCCATGACGGAACCTATCAAGGATTAAAATATTTCGAGATGACGGCGGCTCAGGCTGACGCATTCTCGATATCGCCAGGAACATAG
- a CDS encoding transcriptional regulator has protein sequence MKKTMTLNLTDAEMQALQDLCDKKDLSKTAVLRQALRLYQLVDGRIEQGGKLFFEDEAKKEKAELMVL, from the coding sequence ATGAAGAAAACGATGACACTCAATCTGACCGACGCCGAGATGCAGGCTCTGCAGGATCTCTGCGACAAAAAGGATCTCTCAAAAACAGCCGTGCTCCGTCAGGCACTCAGGCTCTATCAGCTTGTTGACGGGCGCATTGAACAAGGTGGAAAGCTCTTCTTCGAGGATGAAGCCAAGAAGGAGAAAGCGGAACTGATGGTGCTTTAA